The following are from one region of the Simiduia agarivorans SA1 = DSM 21679 genome:
- the dnaJ gene encoding molecular chaperone DnaJ, with amino-acid sequence MSKRDYYEVLGVERGADEKELKKAYRRVAMKFHPDRNPDNKEAEDKFKEANEAYEVLSDAQKRAAYDQYGHRGVEGMAGGGGGGQGFGNFSDIFGDVFGDIFGGGGGRGRGGPARGSDLRYTLDLDLESAVKGTTVKIKVPTLVACEPCDGTGAKKGTKASTCTTCGGIGQVRMQQGFFSVQQTCPNCRGRGTIITDPCTSCHGQGRKEETRTLSVKVPAGVDTGDRIRLAGEGEAGEAGGPPGDLYVQVHVKEHSIFERDGRNLYCEVPISFVDAALGGELEVPTLDGRVKLKVPAETQTGKMFRLRGKGVVPVRGGSPGDLMCKVVVETPVNLSNKQKELLKEFQSTMTGDKHSPRQSSWFEGMKNFFGDMKI; translated from the coding sequence ATGTCAAAGCGTGATTATTACGAAGTGCTGGGTGTGGAGCGCGGCGCCGACGAAAAGGAGCTGAAAAAGGCCTATCGTCGCGTGGCTATGAAATTTCACCCGGATCGCAACCCCGATAACAAAGAGGCCGAAGACAAGTTCAAAGAGGCTAACGAAGCCTATGAAGTTTTGTCCGATGCTCAGAAGCGCGCCGCCTACGACCAGTACGGTCACCGCGGTGTTGAGGGTATGGCGGGCGGCGGTGGCGGCGGCCAGGGCTTTGGTAATTTCAGCGATATTTTTGGCGATGTGTTCGGCGACATTTTTGGTGGCGGCGGTGGCCGCGGTCGGGGTGGCCCTGCGCGCGGCTCCGATTTGCGTTATACCCTCGATCTGGATCTGGAAAGCGCCGTCAAAGGCACCACGGTAAAAATCAAAGTACCGACGCTGGTCGCCTGCGAGCCCTGTGATGGCACGGGTGCGAAAAAAGGCACCAAAGCCAGTACCTGTACCACCTGTGGTGGCATCGGTCAGGTTCGCATGCAGCAAGGGTTTTTCTCGGTACAGCAAACCTGTCCCAACTGTCGCGGGCGTGGCACCATCATTACCGATCCTTGCACCAGCTGTCACGGCCAGGGTCGCAAAGAGGAAACCCGCACCCTGTCAGTCAAAGTGCCGGCAGGCGTTGATACCGGCGATCGCATTCGTCTGGCCGGTGAAGGGGAGGCCGGTGAGGCCGGTGGCCCGCCCGGTGATCTGTACGTGCAGGTGCACGTGAAAGAGCACAGTATTTTTGAGCGCGATGGCCGCAACCTCTATTGCGAAGTGCCTATCAGTTTTGTGGATGCGGCACTTGGCGGTGAGTTGGAAGTGCCCACGTTGGACGGTCGGGTCAAACTGAAAGTGCCGGCGGAAACCCAGACCGGAAAAATGTTCCGTTTGCGCGGCAAAGGGGTTGTGCCCGTGCGGGGAGGCAGCCCCGGTGACCTGATGTGCAAAGTGGTCGTGGAAACACCGGTCAATCTCAGCAACAAGCAAAAAGAACTGTTGAAAGAGTTCCAGTCCACCATGACCGGTGACAAGCACTCGCCACGCCAGAGCAGCTGGTTTGAAGGCATGAAAAACTTTTTTGGCGATATGAAAATATAA
- the dapB gene encoding 4-hydroxy-tetrahydrodipicolinate reductase yields the protein MTVKLAVTGAGGRMGKMLIEAIANADGVELAAAIERPGSSLVGADAGEIAGVGKLGVAVVDDIHAVIDDFDVLIDFTIPKATLANARVCADAHRSIVIGTTGFSDDEKTELLAAADATGMVMAANYSTGVNLCFKLLKSAAEILGDDYDVEVYEAHHRHKIDAPSGTALRMGEVLADALGRDLDKVAVYGREGQTGARERDTIGFATVRGGDVVGDHTVMFMAEGERIEITHKASSRMSFARGAVRAAAWLKGKDSGLFDMQDVLGLR from the coding sequence ATGACCGTTAAACTTGCAGTAACCGGTGCCGGCGGGCGCATGGGGAAGATGCTGATCGAGGCGATTGCCAATGCCGACGGCGTCGAGCTGGCGGCGGCGATCGAACGCCCGGGTTCCAGCCTGGTGGGGGCAGACGCCGGTGAAATTGCGGGTGTCGGCAAGCTGGGTGTGGCCGTGGTGGACGATATTCACGCGGTGATCGATGATTTTGATGTGTTGATCGACTTCACAATCCCCAAAGCCACGCTGGCCAATGCCCGGGTCTGTGCCGACGCGCACCGCTCTATAGTGATAGGCACCACCGGCTTCTCCGACGATGAAAAAACCGAGCTGCTGGCGGCCGCCGATGCCACCGGGATGGTGATGGCAGCCAATTACAGCACAGGTGTGAATCTGTGCTTCAAGTTGCTTAAATCTGCTGCGGAAATACTGGGTGACGACTACGACGTCGAGGTCTACGAGGCGCATCATCGCCACAAAATCGATGCCCCGTCCGGTACTGCCTTGCGCATGGGGGAGGTCCTGGCGGATGCACTGGGCCGCGACCTGGACAAGGTGGCGGTCTATGGCCGGGAGGGGCAGACTGGCGCCCGCGAGCGCGATACCATCGGTTTTGCCACCGTGCGGGGCGGGGACGTGGTTGGCGATCACACGGTGATGTTCATGGCCGAGGGCGAGCGCATTGAAATCACCCATAAGGCTTCGTCCCGCATGTCGTTTGCCCGCGGTGCGGTGCGGGCTGCCGCCTGGCTTAAAGGCAAAGACAGTGGCCTGTTTGATATGCAGGATGTTTTAGGCTTGCGCTGA
- a CDS encoding YfiR family protein translates to MAFGETFARSVHLLLRGTLLLGLWLVLSQQSLADRLSDTYNGRKVLADFMVGLAKHVTWPDEAFAGSRSDFVVCVLGPDPFEGSLAAKFGGRRVGPREIVVRVMEQVPDGGFTGCHQLFIAAGLRAEVKEILQRLDNLKVLSVSDMEGFASAGGMVGVVGSGNRVSMQINRTALLASGLTVSPALLRLGR, encoded by the coding sequence GTGGCGTTTGGGGAAACCTTTGCGAGATCTGTGCATTTGCTTCTCAGAGGCACGCTGCTGCTCGGCCTGTGGCTGGTGCTTTCCCAGCAGTCGCTGGCGGATCGTCTCAGCGACACCTACAACGGGCGCAAGGTGCTGGCGGATTTTATGGTGGGTTTGGCCAAGCACGTAACCTGGCCGGATGAAGCCTTTGCAGGCAGTCGGTCGGATTTTGTGGTGTGTGTGCTCGGACCCGATCCGTTTGAGGGCAGTCTGGCTGCCAAATTCGGCGGACGCCGGGTCGGGCCTCGCGAAATCGTGGTCCGCGTGATGGAGCAGGTACCCGACGGGGGATTTACGGGTTGTCATCAGTTGTTTATTGCCGCGGGTTTAAGGGCCGAAGTTAAAGAAATCCTGCAACGGCTCGATAACCTGAAGGTGCTGTCGGTAAGTGACATGGAGGGATTCGCCTCCGCAGGTGGCATGGTGGGTGTAGTGGGTTCGGGTAACCGGGTCTCTATGCAGATTAATCGCACTGCATTGCTTGCCAGCGGGTTGACCGTGTCACCTGCATTATTGAGATTGGGTCGATAG
- a CDS encoding methyl-accepting chemotaxis protein, giving the protein MNMFSLSLKWKVFLGITVTSLLAVIISSTLSVRAEVKRAEATIQSDTQDLAEIIGNATVGAIAFGDSASARDILGSLQLQNRVLSAVIYGSDGKPFVWYERGRKGSESLPAGAPSSPGNLGVVLLEDRVSVTSVIESGGSKVGTIYLLTSLDELKEAVADAVWGAIVTVVVIGVLAAIISFVLQAGIVGPINSVAEALEDIAGGEGDLTRRLPVNSQDEVGRLSTAFNTFVDKVHGIIADFAETATDLNSQANGLSGTAKETERGVVRQQTEIQQVVTAVREMAAVVGDVASNVSQAAANAEEADKQANAGRAVVSSTVSKIEGLARDIDAAAEVIDKLRAETDSIGSVLDVIRGIAEQTNLLALNAAIEAARAGEQGRGFAVVADEVRTLASRTQSSTQEIQVMIERLQSGAREAVQMMEKGTGQASESVTQAEEASQALDAITGGVGAIKDKTNQIASASEEQSAATREMERNMENIADVARKASEGSIEIATSTARLAEMAARMAKIVKQFKV; this is encoded by the coding sequence ATGAATATGTTCAGCCTGTCGTTAAAGTGGAAGGTGTTTCTGGGCATAACCGTCACCAGTCTGTTGGCGGTCATTATCTCCAGTACCCTGTCGGTACGGGCGGAGGTTAAGCGCGCTGAGGCAACGATCCAATCGGATACCCAGGACCTTGCAGAGATTATCGGCAATGCCACCGTGGGTGCCATTGCGTTTGGCGACAGTGCGTCGGCCCGCGATATTCTCGGCAGCTTGCAGTTGCAGAACCGGGTGTTGAGCGCAGTCATTTACGGCAGTGATGGCAAACCCTTTGTTTGGTACGAGCGCGGCCGTAAAGGCAGCGAAAGCTTGCCGGCAGGGGCCCCGTCGAGCCCGGGCAACCTCGGCGTTGTATTGCTTGAAGACAGGGTCAGTGTGACCTCGGTGATCGAATCGGGCGGCAGCAAAGTCGGTACCATCTACTTGTTGACCAGCCTGGATGAGTTGAAAGAAGCCGTTGCTGATGCAGTCTGGGGCGCGATTGTCACCGTGGTGGTCATCGGTGTTCTGGCTGCGATCATATCCTTCGTACTGCAGGCCGGTATCGTGGGCCCCATCAACTCGGTGGCCGAAGCGTTGGAAGACATTGCCGGGGGCGAGGGCGATCTGACCCGGCGTTTGCCGGTGAATTCCCAGGACGAAGTGGGGCGCCTGTCGACCGCGTTCAATACCTTTGTTGATAAGGTGCACGGCATTATCGCTGACTTTGCGGAAACGGCGACTGACCTCAACAGCCAGGCCAATGGCCTGTCCGGCACGGCGAAAGAAACCGAGCGCGGCGTGGTGCGCCAGCAAACGGAAATCCAGCAGGTGGTGACCGCAGTGCGGGAAATGGCCGCCGTGGTGGGCGACGTGGCGTCCAATGTGTCACAGGCTGCCGCCAACGCCGAGGAAGCCGACAAGCAGGCCAATGCCGGTCGTGCCGTTGTGAGCAGTACAGTAAGCAAAATTGAAGGGCTGGCCCGCGACATTGATGCCGCCGCCGAAGTGATCGACAAGCTGCGCGCAGAGACGGATTCCATTGGCAGCGTGTTGGACGTGATCCGGGGTATCGCCGAGCAAACCAACCTGTTGGCATTGAACGCGGCCATTGAGGCGGCCCGGGCCGGTGAACAGGGACGCGGCTTTGCGGTGGTCGCAGATGAGGTGCGCACCCTGGCCTCGCGCACGCAATCGTCCACCCAGGAAATTCAGGTGATGATTGAGCGCTTGCAGTCGGGTGCCCGCGAAGCGGTGCAGATGATGGAAAAGGGCACAGGTCAGGCCTCTGAGTCGGTTACCCAGGCCGAGGAAGCCAGCCAGGCGCTGGATGCCATCACCGGTGGTGTGGGTGCCATCAAAGATAAGACCAACCAGATTGCCAGTGCATCGGAAGAGCAAAGCGCCGCGACCCGTGAAATGGAACGCAACATGGAAAACATTGCCGATGTTGCCCGCAAGGCCTCCGAGGGCTCGATTGAAATCGCCACCAGCACAGCACGATTGGCGGAAATGGCGGCCCGCATGGCCAAGATTGTTAAGCAATTCAAGGTGTGA
- the carA gene encoding glutamine-hydrolyzing carbamoyl-phosphate synthase small subunit, which produces MFTGAHRPAILVLEDGSIFRGKAIGADGQSVGEVVFNTAMTGYQEILTDPSYARQVVTLTYPHIGNTGTNSEDEECETIWAAGLVIRDLPLLASNFRNTQTLEDYLATRGIVGIADIDTRRLTRILRDKGAQSGCIMAGEIDEDAALAAAKAFGGLKGMDLAKEVTVDKPYAWTEGSWQLGQGFPTPTEKKFKVVAYDYGVKRNILRMLVDRGCDLTVVPAQTPAADVLAMNPDGIFLSNGPGDPEPCTYAIDAIKAFLDTDIPVFGICLGHQLLALASGAKTVKMKFGHHGGNHPVQDLDNKTVMITAQNHGFAVDEASLPANLRATHKSLFDGSLQGIHRTDKPAFSFQGHPEASPGPHDAAPLFDHFVELMSARA; this is translated from the coding sequence TTGTTTACTGGTGCCCATCGTCCCGCCATTCTCGTGTTAGAAGACGGCAGTATTTTCCGCGGTAAAGCCATTGGTGCTGACGGTCAGTCAGTGGGAGAGGTGGTGTTCAACACCGCCATGACCGGTTATCAGGAAATCCTCACCGATCCCTCCTATGCCCGCCAGGTGGTCACACTGACCTACCCCCATATCGGTAACACCGGTACTAACAGTGAAGACGAAGAGTGCGAAACCATCTGGGCTGCAGGCCTGGTGATTCGCGACCTGCCCCTGTTGGCCAGCAATTTCCGCAACACCCAGACGCTGGAAGACTATCTGGCCACGCGCGGCATCGTCGGTATCGCCGATATCGATACCCGCCGCCTGACCCGGATCCTGCGTGACAAAGGCGCTCAAAGCGGCTGCATCATGGCCGGCGAGATCGATGAAGACGCCGCGCTGGCCGCTGCCAAAGCCTTCGGTGGCCTGAAAGGCATGGATCTGGCAAAGGAAGTGACGGTAGACAAGCCCTATGCCTGGACTGAAGGTTCCTGGCAGCTGGGCCAGGGCTTCCCGACGCCCACCGAGAAAAAATTCAAAGTGGTGGCCTACGATTACGGCGTCAAGCGCAATATCCTGCGCATGCTGGTAGACCGCGGTTGCGACCTCACCGTGGTGCCGGCGCAGACACCTGCCGCCGACGTGTTGGCGATGAATCCCGATGGCATCTTCCTGTCCAACGGCCCGGGTGACCCGGAGCCTTGTACCTACGCTATTGACGCGATCAAAGCCTTCCTGGACACCGACATTCCGGTGTTTGGTATCTGTCTGGGCCACCAGCTTCTGGCGCTGGCCAGTGGTGCCAAAACGGTGAAAATGAAGTTCGGTCACCACGGGGGTAACCACCCGGTGCAGGACCTGGACAACAAGACCGTGATGATTACTGCACAGAACCACGGTTTTGCGGTCGACGAGGCCAGCTTGCCCGCGAATCTGCGTGCAACCCACAAGAGCTTGTTCGATGGTTCGCTGCAGGGCATTCATCGCACCGACAAACCGGCCTTCAGCTTCCAGGGGCACCCGGAAGCGAGCCCCGGTCCGCACGATGCGGCCCCTTTGTTCGACCATTTTGTCGAGTTGATGAGCGCGCGGGCCTGA
- the carB gene encoding carbamoyl-phosphate synthase large subunit, which yields MPKRTDIKSILIIGAGPIVIGQACEFDYSGAQACKALREEGYRVILVNSNPATIMTDPAMADATYIEPIEWQTVAAIIEKERPDAVLPTMGGQTALNCALALHKHGVLEKFGVELIGANEEAIEKAEDRELFDQAMKKIGLECARAKIVHTMEEAKEVPKEFGFPCIIRPSFTMGGSGGGIAYNWEEFEEICARGLDLSPTNELLIDESLIGWKEYEMEVVRDKNDNCIIVCSIENFDPMGVHTGDSITVAPAQTLTDKEYQIMRNASVAVLREIGVETGGSNVQFAVDPKTGRLVVIEMNPRVSRSSALASKATGFPIAKVAAKLAVGYTLDELQNDITGGATPASFEPSIDYVVTKIPRFTFEKFGEADARLTTQMKSVGEVMAIGRTFQESVQKALRGLEVGSAGFEPIVDLNEPDAMTLIRRDLTTPGAKRIWYVADAFRAGLSVDDVFNLSAIDPWFLVQIKDIVDTELSLASVTMSSLDAEKMFALKRKGFSDKRLAKLLGVTEKTFRKHRQGLNIRPVYKRVDTCAAEFSTSTAYMYSTYEEECEANPSGRDKILVLGGGPNRIGQGIEFDYCCVHAALAMRDDGYETIMVNCNPETVSTDYDTSDRLFFEPVTLEDVLEIVELEKPKGVIVQFGGQTPLKLARALEEAGVPIIGTSSDAIDRAEDRERFQQMVIRLGLKQPANAIVRSTEEALRSAEGVGYPLVVRPSYVLGGRAMEIVYNESELKTYMREAVQASEDAPVLLDHFLNNAIEVDIDAVSDGKDVVIGAIMQHIEQCGVHSGDSACSLPPYSLDKDVQNEMREQVRKMAIELGVIGLMNVQLAYQDGEIYVIEVNPRASRTVPFVSKCIGVSLAKVAARCQAGMSLADQGFTREIVPSYYSVKEAVFPFNKFPSVDPILGPEMRSTGEVMGVGDTFAEAFAKAQLGAGDVLPTKGKAFISVRDFDKDSMITVAKELADLGFELCATRGTAAVIEAAGLTVQTVNKVNEGRPHIVDMIKNDEIDLIINTTEGKQAIKDSASIRRGAEGHRVYYTTTLAAAEALCVAIRFGLKTEVRRLQDLHKRIIA from the coding sequence ATGCCAAAAAGAACTGACATTAAAAGCATCCTGATTATCGGTGCCGGCCCCATCGTGATTGGCCAGGCCTGTGAATTCGACTACTCCGGCGCTCAGGCTTGTAAAGCCCTGCGCGAAGAGGGTTACCGGGTTATCCTGGTGAACTCCAACCCGGCCACCATCATGACCGATCCGGCCATGGCGGACGCCACCTACATCGAGCCCATCGAGTGGCAGACGGTTGCGGCGATCATCGAAAAAGAGCGTCCCGATGCGGTGCTGCCCACTATGGGTGGCCAGACAGCGCTTAACTGTGCGTTGGCGTTGCACAAGCACGGTGTGCTGGAAAAGTTCGGCGTTGAATTGATCGGTGCCAACGAAGAGGCGATCGAAAAAGCCGAAGACCGCGAACTGTTTGACCAGGCCATGAAAAAAATCGGCCTGGAGTGCGCACGCGCCAAGATCGTTCACACCATGGAAGAAGCCAAGGAAGTGCCGAAAGAATTTGGCTTTCCGTGCATCATCCGCCCGTCGTTCACCATGGGTGGCTCTGGTGGTGGTATCGCCTACAACTGGGAAGAGTTTGAAGAAATCTGTGCCCGCGGCCTGGATCTCTCGCCCACTAATGAGCTGTTGATTGATGAATCGCTCATCGGTTGGAAAGAGTACGAAATGGAAGTGGTGCGCGACAAAAACGATAACTGCATTATCGTGTGCTCGATCGAAAACTTTGATCCCATGGGTGTGCATACCGGCGATTCCATCACCGTGGCACCGGCGCAAACCCTGACCGACAAAGAATACCAGATCATGCGTAACGCCTCGGTGGCGGTATTGCGCGAGATCGGTGTGGAAACCGGCGGCTCCAACGTGCAATTTGCGGTGGACCCGAAAACCGGTCGCCTGGTGGTGATTGAGATGAACCCGCGCGTGTCGCGCTCATCCGCGCTTGCCTCCAAAGCCACCGGTTTCCCCATCGCCAAGGTGGCGGCGAAACTGGCCGTGGGTTACACGCTGGACGAATTGCAAAACGACATCACCGGTGGTGCCACCCCGGCGTCGTTCGAACCGTCTATCGACTATGTGGTTACCAAAATTCCGCGCTTTACCTTCGAGAAATTCGGCGAAGCCGATGCGCGTCTGACCACGCAAATGAAATCCGTGGGCGAAGTGATGGCCATCGGCCGCACCTTTCAGGAATCGGTTCAAAAGGCACTGCGCGGTCTGGAAGTGGGCTCGGCCGGTTTTGAGCCTATCGTCGATCTGAATGAACCCGATGCCATGACCCTGATTCGTCGCGATCTCACCACGCCCGGTGCCAAGCGCATCTGGTACGTGGCCGATGCGTTCCGCGCCGGACTGAGCGTAGACGACGTATTTAATCTGTCGGCCATCGACCCTTGGTTCCTGGTGCAGATCAAAGACATTGTGGATACCGAATTGAGCCTGGCGTCTGTGACAATGTCGTCACTGGACGCGGAAAAAATGTTCGCGCTCAAGCGCAAAGGGTTTTCCGACAAGCGCCTGGCCAAACTGTTGGGCGTTACCGAGAAAACTTTCCGCAAACACCGTCAGGGGCTGAATATCCGCCCGGTGTACAAGCGGGTGGATACTTGTGCGGCCGAGTTCTCTACATCCACTGCTTACATGTACTCAACCTACGAGGAAGAGTGCGAAGCGAATCCGTCAGGGCGCGATAAAATTCTGGTTTTGGGTGGCGGCCCGAACCGCATTGGGCAGGGTATTGAATTCGATTACTGCTGTGTGCACGCGGCGCTGGCCATGCGCGATGACGGTTACGAAACCATCATGGTCAACTGTAACCCGGAAACCGTGTCCACCGATTACGACACCAGTGATCGCCTGTTCTTCGAGCCCGTGACACTGGAAGATGTGCTGGAAATCGTTGAACTGGAAAAACCCAAAGGCGTGATCGTGCAATTCGGTGGCCAGACGCCGCTGAAACTGGCGCGCGCGCTGGAAGAGGCCGGTGTGCCGATTATCGGCACCAGCAGTGACGCCATCGACCGCGCCGAAGACCGTGAGCGGTTCCAGCAGATGGTGATTCGTTTAGGCCTTAAGCAGCCCGCCAACGCCATTGTGCGCTCCACCGAAGAAGCGTTGCGTTCGGCTGAAGGGGTGGGCTATCCATTGGTGGTTCGCCCTTCCTACGTGCTGGGTGGTCGCGCCATGGAAATCGTCTACAACGAATCCGAACTGAAAACCTACATGCGCGAAGCGGTGCAAGCCTCTGAAGATGCGCCGGTATTGCTGGATCACTTCCTGAATAACGCCATCGAGGTGGATATCGACGCAGTATCCGACGGCAAGGATGTGGTGATCGGTGCGATCATGCAGCACATTGAACAATGTGGTGTGCACTCGGGTGACTCCGCTTGTTCACTGCCGCCTTACTCGCTGGATAAGGATGTGCAGAATGAGATGCGCGAGCAGGTACGCAAAATGGCCATCGAGCTGGGTGTGATCGGCTTGATGAACGTGCAGCTGGCGTATCAGGACGGCGAGATTTACGTCATCGAAGTGAACCCTCGTGCGTCGCGCACGGTGCCGTTCGTGTCCAAGTGCATCGGCGTGTCTCTGGCCAAAGTGGCCGCGCGCTGCCAGGCGGGTATGTCGCTGGCTGATCAGGGCTTCACCCGCGAAATCGTACCGAGCTATTACAGCGTTAAAGAAGCGGTGTTTCCGTTTAATAAATTCCCTTCAGTGGATCCGATTCTTGGTCCGGAAATGCGCTCCACCGGTGAGGTGATGGGTGTAGGTGATACCTTCGCCGAAGCCTTTGCCAAAGCCCAGTTGGGTGCAGGCGACGTGTTGCCCACCAAGGGTAAAGCGTTTATCTCTGTGCGTGACTTTGACAAGGATTCCATGATCACCGTAGCCAAAGAGTTGGCTGATCTTGGCTTTGAATTGTGCGCCACCCGTGGCACCGCCGCCGTGATTGAGGCTGCGGGTTTAACCGTGCAAACCGTCAATAAAGTCAATGAGGGACGGCCTCATATTGTCGATATGATCAAGAACGATGAAATCGATCTGATCATCAATACCACTGAAGGTAAGCAGGCGATCAAGGATTCAGCCTCGATCCGCCGTGGTGCAGAAGGTCATCGGGTCTATTACACCACCACCCTGGCTGCGGCCGAGGCATTGTGTGTTGCCATTCGCTTTGGTCTGAAGACAGAAGTCCGTCGCCTGCAGGATTTGCATAAGAGGATCATTGCATGA
- the greA gene encoding transcription elongation factor GreA gives MTKFPMTVEGAEALRAELEHLKKVERPRIVTAIAEAREHGDLKENAEYHAAREQQGFCEGRIQEIEGKLGNAQIIDITKIPEGDKVIFGTTVDILNIETDAVVTYKIVGEDEANVKENKISITSPIARALIGKTVGDVALVRTPGGEVEYEIDAVYHR, from the coding sequence ATGACTAAATTCCCTATGACCGTAGAAGGCGCCGAAGCGCTGCGTGCGGAATTGGAGCACCTGAAAAAAGTGGAGCGGCCACGCATTGTGACCGCCATTGCCGAAGCGCGTGAACACGGCGATCTGAAAGAAAATGCTGAGTATCACGCCGCGCGTGAACAGCAGGGTTTTTGCGAAGGCCGTATTCAGGAAATTGAAGGTAAGTTGGGCAATGCCCAGATTATCGATATCACCAAGATCCCGGAGGGGGATAAGGTGATCTTTGGTACCACCGTCGATATTCTGAATATTGAAACCGACGCGGTCGTAACCTACAAAATTGTGGGTGAAGACGAGGCCAATGTGAAAGAGAATAAAATTTCCATTACCTCACCCATCGCTCGCGCCTTGATAGGTAAAACGGTCGGCGATGTTGCTCTGGTGCGCACACCGGGCGGCGAAGTGGAATACGAAATCGACGCGGTGTATCACCGCTAA
- a CDS encoding class II 3-deoxy-7-phosphoheptulonate synthase translates to MKSWTPDSWRGYPIRQQPQYPNADQLAQVEAQLTKMPPLVFAQEARDLREQLGRAAQGKAFLLQGGDCAESFSDFSANSIRDTFKVLLQMAVVLTYSGRKPVVKVARMAGQFAKPRSADLETQDGVSLPSYRGDIINQLDFTEAARTPDPHRMLQAYHQSTATLNLVRAFATGGLADLHKVNQWNLDFAEASPLRERYLAVAERIQDALAFMEVCGVNSDNTPPLHATSLFTSHEALLLNYEQALTRRDSLTGDWYNCSAHMLWIGERTRQLDEAHVEFFRGIHNPIGVKVGPGMGEDELIRLIDALNPDNIPGRLTLITRMGADKLANKLPLLARKVKAEGRQVVWSSDPMHGNTVTSSNGYKTRDFNAILTEINEFFAALRSENCEPGGIHLEMTGQHVTECTGGAYQLSDEDLANCYRTQCDPRLNGDQVLELAFCIADKLRV, encoded by the coding sequence ATGAAATCATGGACCCCCGACAGCTGGCGCGGCTATCCCATTCGCCAGCAACCCCAGTACCCGAACGCCGATCAACTGGCGCAGGTAGAAGCCCAATTAACCAAAATGCCGCCTTTGGTATTTGCCCAGGAAGCGCGCGATCTGCGTGAGCAGCTGGGCCGCGCGGCCCAGGGCAAAGCATTTTTATTGCAGGGTGGGGATTGCGCCGAAAGTTTTTCGGATTTTTCCGCCAACTCCATTCGAGATACATTCAAAGTCCTGCTGCAGATGGCCGTGGTGCTGACCTACTCCGGCCGCAAACCCGTGGTTAAGGTGGCACGCATGGCAGGCCAGTTCGCCAAGCCACGCTCTGCTGATCTGGAAACCCAGGACGGGGTTTCATTGCCTTCCTACCGCGGGGATATCATCAATCAACTGGATTTCACTGAAGCCGCGCGCACGCCCGATCCGCATCGCATGCTGCAGGCTTATCACCAGTCCACGGCCACACTGAATCTGGTGCGCGCGTTCGCCACCGGCGGCCTGGCCGACCTGCACAAGGTCAACCAGTGGAATCTCGATTTTGCCGAAGCGAGTCCATTGCGCGAACGTTATCTGGCGGTAGCCGAACGCATTCAGGACGCACTGGCGTTTATGGAAGTGTGCGGCGTGAATTCCGACAACACCCCGCCGCTGCACGCCACCAGCCTGTTTACGTCGCACGAAGCGTTATTGCTCAATTACGAGCAGGCGCTGACCCGCCGCGACAGCCTCACCGGCGACTGGTACAACTGCTCGGCGCACATGCTGTGGATTGGCGAACGCACGCGCCAGTTGGATGAAGCCCACGTGGAATTTTTCCGCGGCATTCACAACCCCATTGGCGTGAAAGTCGGCCCCGGCATGGGTGAAGACGAATTGATCCGGCTGATCGATGCGCTCAACCCCGACAATATCCCCGGCCGGCTGACCCTGATCACCCGCATGGGTGCAGACAAGTTGGCGAATAAACTGCCGTTACTGGCACGCAAAGTGAAAGCCGAGGGCCGGCAGGTGGTCTGGTCGTCCGACCCCATGCACGGCAATACGGTCACCAGCAGCAATGGTTACAAAACCCGCGACTTCAATGCCATCCTCACAGAGATCAATGAGTTTTTTGCTGCACTCAGAAGTGAAAACTGCGAACCCGGCGGCATCCATCTGGAAATGACCGGCCAGCACGTCACCGAATGTACCGGTGGCGCCTATCAACTGAGTGACGAGGATTTGGCCAACTGTTATCGCACCCAATGCGACCCGCGTCTGAACGGCGATCAGGTACTGGAATTGGCGTTTTGTATTGCGGATAAATTGCGGGTGTAA